The following proteins are encoded in a genomic region of Bradyrhizobium sp. SK17:
- a CDS encoding alpha/beta hydrolase: MNAPTGFDFASISERVQSEVQRAIQRSIKGVEYFSSSGPTLGETPKDVLYSRGTMNLYHYRPQADEVYRVPVLIVMATTNRGYILDLVPGQSFIEFLLKRGFDVYMLDWTAPKPEEKSLRMEDYVLDFIPESVRRVQQVSGEKDVSVIGYCFGGVLSLLYGSIFNDGPMKNLICFTTPIDFREMKLFSNFADRRYFDVDRLIDSTGNMPPELILQSFDMLRPAARVAGQIQLWDNIWNDEFVKSYRMFDRWATDTLPLAGEYFRAITKDLMWDNKLYNDTMTVGGRAARLADIKVPILHAVAEHDHIVPYDAAKHLITKIGSADKEEVMLKGGHVSLVAGANAIKRLWPKLDNWLGKRST, encoded by the coding sequence ATGAATGCTCCCACCGGGTTTGATTTCGCCTCGATCTCCGAGCGGGTGCAGTCCGAGGTGCAGCGTGCGATCCAGCGCAGCATCAAGGGCGTCGAGTATTTCTCGAGCTCGGGCCCCACGCTCGGCGAGACACCGAAGGACGTGCTGTACTCGCGCGGCACCATGAACCTCTATCACTACCGGCCGCAGGCCGACGAGGTCTATCGCGTGCCGGTCCTGATCGTGATGGCGACCACCAACCGCGGTTACATCCTCGACCTGGTGCCGGGGCAGAGCTTCATCGAATTCCTGCTCAAGCGCGGCTTCGATGTCTACATGCTGGATTGGACCGCGCCGAAGCCCGAGGAGAAGTCGCTGCGCATGGAGGACTACGTCCTCGACTTCATTCCGGAATCGGTCCGCCGCGTGCAGCAGGTCTCCGGCGAGAAGGACGTCTCGGTGATCGGCTATTGCTTCGGCGGCGTGCTCTCGCTGCTCTATGGCTCGATCTTCAACGACGGGCCGATGAAGAATTTGATCTGCTTCACCACGCCGATCGATTTCCGCGAGATGAAGCTGTTCTCGAATTTCGCCGACCGCCGCTACTTCGACGTCGACCGCCTGATCGACAGCACCGGCAACATGCCGCCCGAGCTGATCCTGCAATCGTTCGACATGTTGCGGCCGGCCGCGCGCGTAGCTGGCCAGATCCAGCTCTGGGACAACATCTGGAACGACGAGTTCGTCAAATCGTACCGGATGTTCGACCGCTGGGCGACCGACACGCTGCCGCTGGCCGGCGAATATTTCCGCGCCATCACCAAGGACCTGATGTGGGACAACAAGCTCTACAACGACACCATGACGGTCGGCGGCCGCGCGGCCAGGCTTGCCGACATCAAGGTGCCGATCCTGCACGCGGTCGCCGAGCACGACCACATCGTGCCCTATGACGCGGCAAAGCACCTGATCACCAAGATCGGCTCGGCGGACAAGGAGGAGGTGATGCTGAAAGGCGGTCACGTCTCGCTGGTCGCCGGCGCCAATGCAATCAAGCGGCTGTGGCCGAAACTCGACAACTGGTTGGGCAAGAGATCGACATGA
- a CDS encoding GNAT family N-acetyltransferase: MTEQRSYPRHVTTEAGDIEFRLMTRADEAAVLAFAQKLPTHDLLFLPRNISQPKVLSAWVNEIERGDITSLLAIKDGKVVGCGTLVRDPHSWSPHVGEIRMVVSLDVRGQGVGRALSQETFAIALGAGLEKFSVQMTVDQRAAIALFESLGFKAEALLRDHVRDVEGKTHDIVVLGHNVAQVRAQMEAYGVSDAVGGN; the protein is encoded by the coding sequence ATGACCGAACAACGTTCCTACCCGCGCCACGTCACGACCGAGGCCGGCGACATCGAGTTCCGGCTGATGACGCGGGCCGACGAGGCCGCGGTGCTGGCCTTCGCGCAGAAGCTGCCGACGCACGACCTCCTGTTCCTGCCGCGCAACATCAGCCAGCCGAAGGTGCTGTCGGCCTGGGTCAACGAGATCGAGCGCGGTGACATCACGAGCCTGCTCGCGATCAAGGATGGCAAGGTGGTCGGCTGCGGCACGCTGGTGCGCGATCCGCACTCCTGGTCGCCGCATGTCGGCGAGATCCGGATGGTGGTGTCGCTCGACGTGCGCGGGCAGGGCGTCGGCCGGGCGCTGTCACAGGAGACGTTCGCCATTGCCCTTGGCGCCGGGCTGGAGAAGTTCTCGGTGCAGATGACGGTCGACCAGCGCGCGGCGATCGCGCTGTTCGAAAGCCTCGGCTTCAAGGCGGAGGCCCTGCTGCGCGACCATGTCCGCGATGTCGAGGGCAAGACCCACGACATCGTCGTGCTCGGGCACAACGTGGCGCAGGTCCGGGCGCAAATGGAGGCATATGGGGTGTCGGACGCGGTTGGGGGTAATTAG
- a CDS encoding phasin, whose protein sequence is MTTETNSVLNSVKEAFAPVTEAFTKLQNLEVPEAAREFVKKQAEAGKTRAADAYAGSEKVTSVIESAVAGSVTEAAKISRNIQQAIYHDAEAFFAGIDKLASAKSLSEAAQIQSDLVRARGELFVSRAKATTEYLGKLVTDGAKSAQDNFAKVYGKTA, encoded by the coding sequence ATGACCACCGAAACCAATTCCGTGCTGAACAGCGTCAAGGAAGCCTTCGCGCCCGTCACCGAGGCGTTCACCAAGCTCCAGAACCTGGAAGTTCCGGAAGCCGCCCGTGAGTTCGTGAAGAAGCAGGCCGAGGCCGGCAAGACCCGCGCCGCCGATGCCTATGCCGGCTCCGAGAAGGTGACCTCCGTGATCGAGTCCGCTGTTGCCGGTTCGGTGACCGAAGCCGCCAAGATCAGCCGCAACATCCAGCAGGCGATCTACCACGACGCCGAGGCGTTCTTCGCCGGCATCGACAAGCTCGCGTCCGCCAAGTCGCTGAGCGAAGCCGCCCAGATCCAGTCGGACCTGGTCCGTGCGCGTGGCGAACTGTTCGTCTCGCGGGCGAAGGCCACCACCGAGTATCTCGGCAAGCTCGTCACCGACGGTGCCAAGTCCGCGCAGGACAACTTCGCCAAGGTCTACGGCAAGACCGCCTGA
- a CDS encoding DUF445 domain-containing protein yields MTLPAALASTPVDAERAAELRRVKWLATGVLVATLIIFIAAKALLPLHPAFGFVAAFAEAATIGGLADWYAVVALFKRPLGLPIPHTAIIQSNQQRIAEKLGEFIENNFLEAGPVEAKLREIDFGSFIADWLRDRKRSEDLARFVLRMLPEAFAATESSGLMQFISRRVTTQVLSIDLAPLAAGALRGFVQDGKHEGLLDDLLRVLHQTLTQQETMAVIRDKVRAEMPTLLKLYRADKFVVNRIIASATKFFEEVRNDPQHPFRGEFDRMLLSFVDRLGNDKTFADRIDGLKRDLMARPELANLGRTIWANVKDFIARSASGESQVLQHQLARMFVEAGDALDGDAELRNEINQGLVAILRTVVAEQKSGVSSFIADQMKSWDMEQLIALIEVNVGKDLQYIRFNGSLIGGLAGLALYTLEYVLRLL; encoded by the coding sequence ATGACCCTTCCCGCAGCCCTTGCCTCTACGCCCGTCGATGCCGAACGTGCCGCCGAGCTGCGGCGCGTGAAGTGGCTGGCGACCGGCGTGCTGGTGGCGACCCTGATCATCTTCATCGCGGCGAAGGCGCTGCTGCCGCTGCATCCGGCCTTCGGCTTCGTCGCGGCCTTCGCCGAGGCCGCGACCATCGGCGGCCTCGCCGACTGGTATGCCGTCGTCGCGCTGTTCAAGCGGCCGCTCGGCCTGCCGATCCCGCACACCGCGATCATCCAGAGCAATCAGCAACGCATCGCCGAGAAGCTCGGCGAGTTCATCGAGAACAATTTCCTGGAGGCCGGCCCGGTCGAGGCCAAGCTGCGCGAGATCGATTTCGGCTCGTTCATCGCCGACTGGCTGCGCGACCGCAAACGGTCGGAGGATCTCGCCCGCTTCGTGCTGCGGATGCTGCCGGAAGCGTTTGCGGCCACCGAGAGCTCGGGCCTGATGCAGTTCATCAGCCGCCGCGTCACGACGCAGGTGCTCTCGATCGACCTCGCGCCGCTCGCCGCCGGCGCGCTGCGCGGCTTCGTGCAGGACGGCAAGCATGAGGGGCTGCTCGACGACCTCTTGCGCGTGCTGCACCAGACGCTGACGCAGCAGGAGACCATGGCCGTGATCCGCGACAAGGTCCGCGCGGAGATGCCGACGCTGCTCAAGCTCTATCGTGCCGACAAGTTCGTGGTGAACCGGATCATCGCCTCGGCCACGAAATTCTTCGAGGAGGTGCGCAACGATCCGCAGCATCCGTTCCGCGGCGAGTTCGATCGCATGCTGCTGTCGTTCGTCGACCGGCTCGGCAACGACAAGACCTTTGCCGACCGCATCGATGGCCTCAAGCGCGATCTGATGGCGCGGCCGGAACTCGCCAATCTCGGGCGCACCATCTGGGCCAACGTCAAGGATTTCATCGCGCGCAGTGCCTCGGGCGAGTCGCAGGTGTTGCAGCATCAGCTTGCAAGGATGTTCGTCGAAGCCGGCGATGCGCTCGATGGCGATGCCGAGCTGCGCAACGAAATCAACCAGGGCCTGGTCGCGATCCTGCGCACGGTCGTTGCCGAGCAGAAGAGCGGCGTCTCGAGCTTCATCGCCGACCAGATGAAGAGCTGGGACATGGAGCAATTGATCGCGTTGATCGAGGTCAATGTCGGCAAGGACCTGCAATACATCCGCTTCAACGGTTCGCTGATCGGCGGACTTGCCGGGCTCGCACTTTACACGCTGGAATACGTGCTGCGGCTGCTGTGA
- a CDS encoding triacylglycerol lipase, whose product MSVAAQSLRPPSRTLMFLEGRAIHELGAFLGALPLLSLAPRGDGHPVLVLPGLIASDMSTRPLRDFLKSKGYAVSGWRQGRNLGLRSGVQDGMVDLLQEMNETSGRKVSLVGWSLGGLYARQLAKMMPERVRQVITLGSPFAAGPKSTNAWRVYEMASGRRADEEDSRFGGSLASAPPVPTTAIFSRTDGVCAWQGCREQASSMTDSIEVESSHCGMGHHPAVVYAVADRLAQKDGEWAPFDRSGWRSFVYPDPNR is encoded by the coding sequence ATGTCGGTTGCTGCGCAGTCGCTACGCCCGCCGTCCCGGACGCTGATGTTTCTGGAAGGCCGCGCCATTCACGAGCTCGGAGCTTTCCTGGGTGCATTGCCGCTGTTGAGCCTCGCGCCGCGTGGTGATGGGCATCCGGTGCTGGTGTTGCCCGGCCTGATTGCCTCCGACATGTCGACGCGGCCGTTGCGCGACTTCCTCAAGAGCAAGGGCTACGCCGTCAGCGGCTGGCGCCAGGGCCGCAATCTCGGGCTGCGCTCCGGCGTGCAGGACGGCATGGTCGACCTGCTCCAGGAGATGAACGAGACCAGCGGCCGCAAGGTCTCGCTGGTCGGCTGGAGCCTCGGCGGCCTCTATGCGCGCCAGCTCGCCAAGATGATGCCGGAGCGCGTGCGCCAGGTGATCACGCTCGGTAGCCCGTTCGCTGCCGGCCCGAAGTCGACCAACGCCTGGCGCGTCTACGAGATGGCCAGCGGCCGCCGTGCCGACGAAGAGGATTCTCGTTTCGGTGGCTCGCTCGCCAGCGCGCCGCCGGTGCCGACCACCGCGATCTTCAGCCGCACCGACGGCGTCTGCGCCTGGCAGGGTTGCCGCGAGCAGGCCTCGTCGATGACCGACAGCATCGAGGTCGAGAGCAGCCATTGCGGCATGGGTCATCACCCGGCCGTGGTCTACGCCGTCGCCGATCGCCTCGCGCAGAAGGACGGCGAGTGGGCCCCGTTCGATCGCAGCGGCTGGCGCAGCTTCGTCTATCCGGATCCGAACCGCTGA